From Falco naumanni isolate bFalNau1 chromosome 4, bFalNau1.pat, whole genome shotgun sequence:
ttgtttctttttttttttttcttttttttaacatcaatCCCCCCCATCCCAACATACACGACATAGAAGCCCCCCCTCACCCCAACTCCCTCCCCATTAAAAACACCTTGTCCCCAACCTCTGTGGGAGTCACCCCCTGGCCCACACCTCCCAGAGCGAGAGAAGTTCACAGATAAGGCAGTTCATGTGAGAGGGAGCTCGGCCCTGCCAGTAGTCAAGCCTGTGCCCCCAGGCCTGAGGACAGGGACGCGCAACACCGAGCCTCCCCCTTCCAGACAAGACAGAgaacagagacagacagacagacggAGTGTGGGAGGGAGGCACTCCTATGGTTTGCattgctgctgccctcctcccccgGCTCTCGCTCCCCCAGCCCTTGCAGGTCCACTCTGCACCCCCTCCCATCTCCCAGCCCCCAATACCATTCAGATCCTTGACAGctaaaaaccaacaaaacaaaacaaaaagaacaaaacaacccccacaCCACACCCTTTGCATCCTTCTCCACCCGCTGCCGTGGCCCAGAGGGGAAATCCTGACTCCCAAAAAGGTCCTGCAACTTTTTTCTCCTGGCGGAGCTGAGactgagcaggagctgggccCATTATTTCCCTGTGATCTCTATAACATCGTCGTCTTTGTCCTCGTCATTAGAGCTGCATCCCACCTCTGGGACCTCCTGGGGTTCAAACTGAGGCACCTGGGACCGAAGGAGGCCCCCAGCCGGGTAGCCCGAGTGAGGGGACATGTAGCCAGGGTAGGCAGATGCCATGCTCCTGGGAAGGCTGCTGGGCAAGACAGGGGCTGGGAAAGGAGCAAACATCCTGGGCTCAGGCAGGAGTGACTGTGTGAAGGGAAGCGAGTAATTGGGCAGCACCCCTGTCAGAGAAGGGTTTAGCATGAATGGGGGGACGCTGGCGGTGGCTGAGGtagcagcagaagagctggcGGTGCCGGCTGTCAGCAGAGGGTCAGTAGTCACAGGGAACACCAGATGAGGGTCTGGGAGTAAATTGGGCAGCTGGTAGTAAGAGGAGCCAGTGCCCATGTACAAGGAGTTTCCTGGTTGGGAGGCAAATGGATGGGTTAGGTTGTGGTTTAAAGAGACAGGAGGCATGGCGAACCCACCAGAAACGGGGTACCCGTGTTCGTACGGCTGCACGGACGATGGCAACTGGCGCTTCTTCTGCTGCCTGCGGGCTTGCTCCTCCGGAGCCGATGGCGAGGTCGACTTGCGCTTGTTGCCCCGTAAGTCCAACACCGAGTGGGCATCAGCgtgctggctggtggctggcagggctgaAGATGCAGAGGGAGCCATGCAGTGAATCCCCACACGCTGCTCGGCTCCTCGGGCTGCCAAGCCGGGTGCGTTGTCCGTGCGGGCAGGGTGGCCTTGTGCCGCATTGGTGCTGGGCGAGCTGTGCCGGGACTCccgggcagctgctgcctctgcgTACTGCTGCAGCTCGCTGATGATCTCGGGGCTGTCAGGGGATATGGGCCGAGTGAGCTCCTCCGCACTGGGGAGCTGCGGTGATGAGGCACTGTGTCTGCCATTGCTTGTGGACTCCAGTGAAGAGCTCTGGGAGCCTGGAAACAAAGAGATGGAGCCGGTGAAAAAGACAAACCATGGAGAAAAAACCGGGAGCCAAAGAGGCAACAGTGGAAAAGAAGGTGGGGATATCATGGGAAGATTGTGGGGTCAGCTCTGAACACAGGCACGATGGAACGTGACCAGGGAGCACTGCCCCAGACACTCAGGTAGGAAAGCACATGAGCAAGCCTCATACTGTGCTCACAGGCCCCCACCTGAGGCAGCTGTCCGACGGTCTTCATTGCCCTTTGGCTTCCCAGTGGTCCGGATAGCAAAAATCCGCCCGTCACTGGTCCGGATATATGTCCCTGGAAGAACAACTTCATTCATAGTTTCCAGTCTCAGTTTAGGACTCTGGATCCACGAGCCCGCaaggctgcccaggcaggaaCAGGACAGCAGTGCTGCATAAGGCCAGCCTGCATGAGCTTCTGCCCCCTTCTTCACTCCTCACTTCCACCCTTCCAGTTTTCCTGCGCTGGAGCTCACCCCCTCCCagtgtgctgctggtgggaaacATGGAGCTTGGGACTAAGTTTGCTCTGGGAGCACCAGGAAGCGTTTGGCTGCCCCAGTACATGCAGTGAACACTGTGAGAATGAGACACCCAGCAAAGCTCAACAGCTCCTttcagaggcaggagcagccacagctgccgTAGCCCTGAAGCATCAGCTACAACAGCACACCCAAAGCATGGGCTGCAACCGAGCCACTGCGAAGTCCAGAtctcctctccttcctgtttcttttcctcttaaagAACTGATTCATGCTTTCACatccttttctttgttaattAGCATTGGCTAGGACCCTAACCACAAGTCTTACCAAGACAGAGACACCTACCTTTTGTCCCTCGGATGATGTGGATGCTCTCACCAGCACTGATCCTTGCCTGTACATCAGTGGATGTGTTTGTGCCCGGAATCACAATATCTGGCAGTGAGGGAAGAAACAGATCAGCGTTCATGAAATTACATGCCAGCCACAGTCAGGAGCAGGGAGGTGCACCACAGAACCCCTTTACTTGCAGTGCAGTTGTCTCTCCTATGCACTGTGCTAGAATCAAACCCTGGGTTTATTTCTGAGCAGCACAGGAAGACGGCAGATGCTCCAAGCAAGCAAAAGCCACACTACTCTGGCACAGCATCTACCCTATCCCAACAAGGACAGTATCACAGTCCCTCTCGTGGGAAGTTCACTCCTAACAACCCACCAGGGGGGCCATGCCACTTGCACACCTGCAGGGAAAGTCCTCCAGGTACAGGGGAACCACTCAAATGCAGAGAGTCAGTATCAGTGGCTCTGATGCCCATCTTCCCCCACAGCTCATGTGGGCATCAACATCTCATCCTGCTCCTCAGTTCACCATGGGCATCGCAATTCAACTACTGTGAGGATCAGCAACTCACCTGTGGTGGTGACAATTTTCTGCACAAAGACACCAGCTCGCTGTAGATAGTTGATGGGGAAGTTGACAGCAGGGTTGGAACTTGAAGTTGATCCTGCACTGCCCATGGGAACATGTCGGGGCATCATAGGAATGGGGGTGGATTGAACTGGGCGGACGCTTGCCACTGGCTTGTCCTCACCCTTCAGGGCTGGTCGCCTAgtgagagagaggagggaggaaagtgCAGTGCCTGCACTGACACGGCTAAGCATCCCCTGCCCCCTCATTTCACATCTGCAGCACgggcagaagaggaagaggcaggTGCTCACCAGTTCCTCTGGCTAAAGGCAGGGATGCTCGTCAGACTCTGGTCACTGGCTGGGTAATACTGTGCGTAGGACGGCCGGGTGTAGGGGACGGATGCTCGCTTTTCCTCCTCATAGCTCTTCTtggctgctttcttctctgccttggTCAGCTTGTGCTCCTTCCGGTCGATCAGCAGCGACTCGTGCTGAAAAGGCTCCTGCAACCCCACAGCACCGGGGGTTTGACACCAACGTACCACAAGGGCGAACCAACACGCCCCGAATGGCACCACTGGcccctgcagcagtgctgccgccatcccaggctggagcaggggagctgggaggcaCAGCTGGTTGTGGCAGGGCACACGTGTGGCAATGCTGCGGATGTGACCAAGGCTCAGCTGTAACAGTGACAGTCAGCTAAAGCCATCGCTCACCATCACTAAGCCTGCCCAGCCAAGGCCATCACTTACCAGCAGTGCACAGCAAAACCCACGAGCCACAGGCCAGGCCGGGTGCAAGCGCGGAGCCTGCCGAGGTGGCCGGCAGCCACCAGAGCCCCACGGGACCCAGCCACaggccaccctgcagcaccacaCTACCAGTGAAACCCCTGACAACACAGGCAAGCgctggctgccccagctgtgtTTTAAGGCCACCCCAGGAGGAGAGCTGGCAGCAAACCGGGATATGCCACTGCCACCTTCCTGCCCAACACCAAGCTGAAGAAAGGGATGACCTACAACCTGTCCCCAAACCTGCCCAGGACAGAAGTGGCTCTAAATGTGTAGACGATAttgcagggaagggcagggctcTTAGGGCCCTCTGTAGAAGACTTTTTACCTATTCCCACCGGCACACAGATGCGTCGTCCTTGTCACTACGTCCCCATCACAGAGCCAGACCCCTCCAAACCTATTCCCGCCTGTACAGCGCTGTGCCAGCAAGGAAGCAGGTTGGTCTTACCTTGGTGATGAGGTGAGGATACTTGAGACAGGCTAATTGTAGAACAGACTCCTTCATCTTGCTTGGATTGAGGGAGAGCTGAGCAGGGTCAGATTCCTCTTCCACAAAATGCAGCAGGTTCTCCACCTCCCGTCGGGTGAAGTTCAGCACTGGATTCAGATCATCCACCACCCgatctgaaaaaaagagatggaacAGAGTgagcagagaagggaagagatAGGCCTGCTGCCCCTCCTACACTCCGGTCCTAATACAGCTCCTTCCTTGCAATCTGCACGATCCTCAGAAGCTTTCTGTAAATGtcagggcagggagaaaaaaatcatcagtcaTGCTCAGAGATGAGCCTGTTTGACCGAGTCAGACTGACAAATGCCTTGTGCTCCAGATCACACAGCGACACAGCGCAGGTCACTGAGCTCCCGGCGTGCAGGAACATGAAGCCAATTACAGACGGTGTCCCATCTCGCATTGCAAGGCCAAAACCATACAGGTCCTGGGACAGAACTGCAGCCACATCAGCATGTGCCCTCCCACAAATCCCACCAGAGAGGCTCAAGTTAATAACCAGATGCTGAAATGTACAGAACTCAAGTCAAGAGCTCAGAAAAGTAGCCACAGCCCCTCACTTACAAAAGCCTGTAAGTTTTCCTTGGATGTTTCCTCCTGCACACGGGGCAAATGGGAGCACATGGAGAAAAGATCTATACCCAGGATTCTTCTTGGAGCCAGGCCAGCTACCAGGGGACTCCACCTCAAGTGCAAGACAGCATACTGAGCTGATCAAATCGGGCTGCTGTCTCTGGAGTTGAGTTTCGAGACACGGGACACAGGCAGCAGAACTCTTTTTGGGTCACCCCAACCTTCAGCTGCATGCTCTACGAGAGCAGCTTGACAGTTGGCACAAGCCAGACAAAAGTCACTTTTAGTACAAGGGCAGGTCAGAACTGGAACGAATTTATTATTCTTGGCTACTGAGCAAGCACTATCAGTCAAAGATATCaatatatgttttaatttagatattctccttctctttctgttgGAGAAATGGAGGTACATAGCTATCTAATAAGCAGTGCCCAATTTAAGATAAAGAATGCCCAGgcacagaggaaagcaagaagACCACCCCCCAAGTCTCCAGTTTGTTGTCGCAGCCAGGAGAGTAGCAGGGAAGGTAGGTAGCACTGCACTGGACTGGTTGCTGGCTCTACGACCCCTGCTGCTCTGTCATGAATTTCTTATAGGATGCCATGTCACTGCAAACTCATAAACATCAAACAGCCCTAGGACAGTGTCTCTGTCACTTCTTTGGCTGTCCAGTTTtcaaccttaaaaaaaagaagttatgaaaaccacagaaacaggACTTAAAGGAGCTAAAAGGAGTGAAAGCCAAGAGTGGAGTGTCATGTCCACCCACGCTTACCTGACATGCCCTGCTTGGAGATTTGACGGTCATAGATCTTCTTCTCAAGGGTGTAATCAGAAACCAGCCTGTAAATGTGGCATGGCTTCTTCTGCCCGTAGCGATACACTCGGCACACAGCCTGGGCGTCATGGCACGGGTTCCAAGAAGCGTCAAACACCACCACTCTGTTTGCTCCAATGAGGTTGACACCCAAACACCCAGCACTGGAAATTAAAGGCAAATTTCAAATTGCTGCCTTGGCCAATTTTCAAAGCTTCTAGGCAGGGACAATCACCACAGCCAAGAATCCATGAAGTGTCTATGGAAAGTTCCCTCCAGTCATACAGGCAACTTCAAAGCCCACGTTTGGTTTCCAagactgtttttctgttgttgcagAGGACTAAGACTAAAATCCTTACACCCCTAGGGAATTCAGAAGCAGATGGCACTATCATCCCAAAGTCTTGAGAGCATGTTAcaaaggaagaactgaaaacCCATGTGCACACAGAGCATCAGTCTGAGTCCTCCACTGTGCCTTTCTGCTCCAGCCAACTTACCGTGTGGACAAAAGGAAGAGCCAAACAGAGGTGTTGCTGGGATCATTGAACTGGTTAATCAGACGTTCCCTTTCCGAGGCAGAGGTGCTACCATCCAGTCCTGAGAATGAAATTAAAGACACATTTAAAAACTCTGTATGTTTGGGGGAATCCTATCAGAACAAACCCACTTCCTAAACACTGAGCTTTATAACTGGCTCCCAACTAATTCTCAGTTATTTCCTCAAGTTACATACTCCAGGACCTCAACTGGACCACTCTGTACCTCTAATTTGCCCAGCCAGGCAGATGCAAAACAGCCAGCCAGGTTGGGATTTGTTCAACTGAAAGACCAAGCGAAACATTACTCAAGCTTGGCAAGGCCAGGACTGGGAGTGCTACAACACACCTAGCCCATTAAGGCTCTGTATTAGGCAAGATGGACAGcaagaagagcagcaggaacaaAGTCTTCCTGTATGCTGGAAGTTCAAGGAACTAAGCGAAACAAAATTGTGAAAGCCTCTGGCAAAACCCCATAGACTGGATCTAAGCACAGAGTACTGGTCTGAAGGAGTGCAGGTGGGTGTCATGTCTCTGttcctgggcagcagctctcttccagcagctctgcaaaaatCAGGAACACCATATACACTGCTCCTCTTAGTCCTGGCCTGTAAAGTAGCCACACAAAGCAACAACCCATGCCAGAACAAGACTTAAAgctgggaaagagggaaggaggaactCACAGCCTCGAGCTAGTGAAAGCATTCCACAGTGATTCTGGTTTGGGAAGCAAGATCTAAAAAATAGCCAAACAGGAAGCAAGAAGTATCTTTTACAACTGGAAAAAGCACTAGTGTGTAAGTGAGATGTTAAAGATGTCTAACACCTTCtaagaaagatgttaaaaagaGGATTTAGAAATTATCAGTTAGTTGCTGTCACACTGACACTGTCTTCCCAAGCAACTAAAGTAAGAACAATCTGAATAAGGCCTCATCAGAAGAGCATTTTCACACCCAGGGACAACTACAAGATGACGGTGGGTGACTTCCAGGAATTAGTCCGTCACAGAGGATCAAACAGTGTCACACTAAAAGAGAGGAGGATTGGCTGCACTCACTGTAATAGTTGATGTTTCGGACCCAGTTGTGAACTCCTCCATCTGAGCCTGGAGGACTCGGCATCGGTCTCTTTGCCAAAAATTCTTCAATGACAGATAAGGTGGACAAGCTCTGGCTGCAAAAC
This genomic window contains:
- the RAD54L2 gene encoding helicase ARIP4 isoform X3; protein product: MLLLDESQQFPDQPQEAVFSGDHVEHAEDGEWQRSTSTTSSQSERAERLLQNQHKSLASEDTKKKRAQKPSHMRRNIRKLLREDQLEAVTKAAQQEELERRKRLEQQRKDYPATIPTVPLEFLPEDIVFRTAEATQLPPQVLAEEVICLDSTSSGSEDDTKGKNSIKDEVIELSSGEDDALQIVDSSDSGNEGEEDGSEESSGSHVNDALNQSDALGQVIVNINHPPNEEDIFLAPQLAHAVKPHQIGGIRFLYDNLVESLERFKTSSGFGCILAHSMGLGKTIQVISFLDVLFRHTEAKTVLAIVPVNTLQNWLAEFNMWLPAPENLPADYNSKEVQPRTFKVHILNDEHKTTAARAKVVNDWVIEGGVLLMGYEMYRLLSLKKSFATGRKKKTKKQTGPVIIDLDEEDRQQELLKGIEKALSRPGPDVVICDEGHRIKNCHASTSQALKNIRSRRRVVLTGYPLQNNLIEYWCMVDFVRPDFLGSRQEFSNMFERPILNGQCIDSTPQDVRLMRYRSHVLHSLLEGFVQRRGHNVLKVQLPYKEEHVILVRLSKIQRALYTEFMNRFRDAGNSGWLGLNPLKAFCVCCKIWNHPDVLYEALQKENLANEQDLDVDDLGTASTNSRCQPQGIKVKTESNALPSPVGEATNSKFLQSVGFNPFQERANQVVTYEWAKDILCDYQTGVLENSPKMVLLFHLIEESVKLGDKILVFSQSLSTLSVIEEFLAKRPMPSPPGSDGGVHNWVRNINYYRLDGSTSASERERLINQFNDPSNTSVWLFLLSTRAGCLGVNLIGANRVVVFDASWNPCHDAQAVCRVYRYGQKKPCHIYRLVSDYTLEKKIYDRQISKQGMSDRVVDDLNPVLNFTRREVENLLHFVEEESDPAQLSLNPSKMKESVLQLACLKYPHLITKEPFQHESLLIDRKEHKLTKAEKKAAKKSYEEEKRASVPYTRPSYAQYYPASDQSLTSIPAFSQRNWRPALKGEDKPVASVRPVQSTPIPMMPRHVPMGSAGSTSSSNPAVNFPINYLQRAGVFVQKIVTTTDIVIPGTNTSTDVQARISAGESIHIIRGTKVVLPGTYIRTSDGRIFAIRTTGKPKGNEDRRTAASGSQSSSLESTSNGRHSASSPQLPSAEELTRPISPDSPEIISELQQYAEAAAARESRHSSPSTNAAQGHPARTDNAPGLAARGAEQRVGIHCMAPSASSALPATSQHADAHSVLDLRGNKRKSTSPSAPEEQARRQQKKRQLPSSVQPYEHGYPVSGGFAMPPVSLNHNLTHPFASQPGNSLYMGTGSSYYQLPNLLPDPHLVFPVTTDPLLTAGTASSSAATSATASVPPFMLNPSLTGVLPNYSLPFTQSLLPEPRMFAPFPAPVLPSSLPRSMASAYPGYMSPHSGYPAGGLLRSQVPQFEPQEVPEVGCSSNDEDKDDDVIEITGK